Genomic segment of Deltaproteobacteria bacterium:
CTTCCATGCCGTTTTCGCGCGCCGCGGCGGCCAGCTCGGCGGTCGTCGCGCCGTCTGCGATCATCTGTCGCATCCGATCGGTGACCTCCATCAGCTCGTAGACCAGCAGGCGGCCTTTGTAGCCGGTAAAGTCACAGTCGGCGCAGCCGCGAGCGCGGCGCCACCTGACGCCCGGCAACGCGGCTCCGGGCAATACCGACGCGACCTCGTCGGCCGACGGCGAGTACACTTCGCTGCATACCGGGCACACTTTGCGAATCAGGCGCTGCGCCAAGATCGCGTTGACGGTCGGCGCAATCGTGTAGCGCGGAATCCCGAGTTCGATCATGCGCTGGATCGCCGACGGCGCGTCGTTCGTGTGCAGCGTCGACAGCAGTAGGTGTCCGGTCATCGCGGCCTCGGTCGCGATCACGCCGGTCTCGCGATCGCGGATTTCGCCGACGAGAATGACGTCCGGGTCCTGGCGCAAGATCGCGCGCAGCGCGAGGGCGAACGTGACGCCGCGCTTGGGGTTGACCGCGATCTGGTTGAGCCCGCGGATCTGATACTCGATCGGATCTTCGATGGTGACGATGTTGATGGTGGGATCCATCCGCTCGAACAGCGACGCGTACAGGGTCGTGCTCTTGCCCGATCCGGTCGGGCCGGTGACGAGCACCATGCCGTGCGGCTTGCGAATCTGTGCGCGGAGCCGGTCGAGCACGGCGCCGCCGAAGCCCAGATCGGCAAGCGACCGCTGCACGTTGGACTGGCCGAGCATGCGGATGACAACCTTCTCGCCGTGCGCCACCGGGACCACCGAAATGCGCAGGTCGACCTCTTGGCCGTCTTTGCGCATACGCACGCGCCCGTCCTGTGGCACGTACCGCTCCGCGATGTCGAGCTGCGCGAGCACCTTGATGCGCGACGCCACCGGCGGACCGAACGCCTTGGGGAACGTGGGCCCCTCGCGGAGCAGCCCGTCGACGCGAAACCGCACGCCGAGCGACTCGGGTCCGGGCTCGATGTGGATGTCCGACGCGCCGAGCGCGAGCGCGCGCGCGAGCAGACGGTCGACGACCTTGACGACCTGGTCGGACTCGCCATCCTCGCGCA
This window contains:
- a CDS encoding type II/IV secretion system protein; translation: MRRRQPRAPAAPTMNSARTTSTPCSAANRRGDAMIVAQRVGNALVQEGRLTTARLRALLSQPPDDTSRPAWQLVQAQVIDETEWAERIAAHFGMASARLADFQIERDLIAKVPEEFAKRFQLLPLCNAGGEVYVATANPTAIEAFDHVASLVGAPVQPVVVPPSDLEQGFRQFYADEDVSDLETMSVEDLSLSAAEVARLREDGESDQVVKVVDRLLARALALGASDIHIEPGPESLGVRFRVDGLLREGPTFPKAFGPPVASRIKVLAQLDIAERYVPQDGRVRMRKDGQEVDLRISVVPVAHGEKVVIRMLGQSNVQRSLADLGFGGAVLDRLRAQIRKPHGMVLVTGPTGSGKSTTLYASLFERMDPTINIVTIEDPIEYQIRGLNQIAVNPKRGVTFALALRAILRQDPDVILVGEIRDRETGVIATEAAMTGHLLLSTLHTNDAPSAIQRMIELGIPRYTIAPTVNAILAQRLIRKVCPVCSEVYSPSADEVASVLPGAALPGVRWRRARGCADCDFTGYKGRLLVYELMEVTDRMRQMIADGATTAELAAAARENGMEDMVRRGIELLFEGKTTVAEIHRVLMQAGAP